In the Vicia villosa cultivar HV-30 ecotype Madison, WI unplaced genomic scaffold, Vvil1.0 ctg.000030F_1_1, whole genome shotgun sequence genome, GTTCAGTACTAATTGTATGcaaaatttgtttgtttttgaatgataatcataatgcattgaatATTTTTGTCTTGAAGCATCCACTCGATTCACTCTTAATGTTTTTCTTTGCTTCTTGATACTTAACTCttgttaaaacaaaacaaataactctatagggaggatgatgaaaatgtaATACCTAAAATCTcaaacagtatgctttcgaataaaaccaTGATGACGAtatacatgcattgtttcaaattctaaAACACAGGAGATATAAGGGACATAGACCCTCTTCAACCCCTTCGAGCCTCGGAGTAGAAGCTTTCTTTTCTCTACAGAAAAAATCTTAACATTTAACCAGGGGCATGGTAGTCTTCAATTAACTTCAATCGagcatttaaatttcaaaaggaGTGAATATCTAAGGATTAACCACACCTTATCCCTCACACATCAAGAGGTAGAGAAAATCAGGTCCATAATGGTTATCCCTCACTAACCAAAGGAACGAGGCAGTCACTACATTCTCAACAAAACAAAAGACCAAGGTCACACGATTTATTCAAATCAAAGAGAAGAAGGAAATCAAAAGAGATGAAAAGAGAAAGCCCGCTAAGCCAACAACTTGGAAACAAGTGactcaggcaaaaattagggcgtTTCACTGGACtgcaaattcaaaataaaaaacatgaccagcaaaaattagggaatagaaacgcgaaaaaagaaaaggattaCGAAGGAAAATCCTCAGTAAAGAACAAAGTCATGTGatcaaacaccaagaacaaaAAGGAGTGGCTGCCATGTCCagaaacctcattgattcctcaactagtTTGAACTCCTCTTGAGAGATGAGTGCCTGTATCGagttaactgaacgtaggactgaagaacatcaagaagattgggtggatacaaataaactttgagccttaaatctttTTTTCCGAAACAGTGACccaggccacattacaacccttgaaagtcccaACTGAAGCATgtgttattttgaaagcatactataacGAGAGTACGGTAAATTGACTCCTAGGAGACTTGCTAAAacatttgagttggtatcacaccacctttcataaataaaaaatcgatgttacgacattatttcaataaaaagtcTTTAAAGCGCCAAGACAAATGTAAGCTTTGCATTTAGAACTATTTCTCATGATAAACGTTCTTTATATACAAACAAGTGTTTGGCATCGAGGAAGCTTCCATGTGAGCATTAGATGAGGAGATTAATCATCCTGAGGGACAAATTGTCTTTAAACCTCCGTGGAGCAGGGGCATAATATATCAAAGTCTGATTATCCTAAGGGACAAAAAAGTAGTTGAATACTTTGTTGAGTAAGAGTGTGGTCAGTCTGGGGCAATCACCTCAAGATTAGAATAATCTCTCAAAATTCAGTCAATTTGGGGCAATCACCCAAGCATATCCAACATTGTTTAGTAAGGGCTGGTGTTTCAAAGTTCATAACACTAGAGTAGGTTATCCCTGATGGCAAGATACCAGGAAGTCTCCTCAAGGCAAAATTCTTCAAAGCCCTATAGGGTTGGGGCATCGTAATATGCAAGGGCATTTTCTCATCTTCAAGAGTTGATCAAGATAAGTCCAGACGCAAGCTAAACGACTTGCGAGTTCAAAGATAATGTCGGGAAGTCAGAATCATTATCTTCAGAGATTTAAGTCTAGATCATTGGCATTCCTCAACAGAAGTTAGGATCTCTATCTTCAGAGATTTAAGTCCAGATCATTGGCATTCCTCAGCGGAAGTCAGGATCGTTATCTTCAAAGATTTAAGTCCAAGTTATTAGCATTCCTCAGCAGAAGTCAAGGGGGTCAGTTCTAGCTTCCTCTCGATCACAGTTGCGGGAGATCAAACTATGATCATTCCTAACAAATCCAATGCCAATCACTACTGAACAAAGTAACgatcaatttaaatatttaacaatTTGTTTacactataaaaaaatattgcagctaataatactatatatatatatatatatatatatatatatatatatatatatatatatatatatatatatatatatatatatatatatatatatatatatatatgcattagCCCTATTTTAAGTCGAAAATGCAAATTTAGTGAGGAAAAGGTTAATCAACAATATTCAATTAacttttaacttaaaaaaaagtaatatatcacacttttttataaattttaaattataaatgtactatataaatttcttaaaaaaataaataaatagacgaATGATAATAACTATAACAATGTACTTACATGCAAACATAATGAAGTATTTcaactttcaaaaatcaaaatcatctTATAATATCATCTAGTAGCAAAAAAATCACAAGGCACAATTATTATCaacacataaaaaacaaataatttaaaaatatcattatcattattatataCAATTTTGAAACATACAACATCTCTCCCTGTTGAAAAAGGTGAAACCAAACAACCTAACAGGCTTACCAAATATTTTGTCCTTCTCTCATATCCTTAGTACACATTAACTCATCACATATCATAAACAATGATCCATGCATGTACTTACTACCATACACCATCCAACCATCCATGCATGCATGCCAATGCATCACCATACACATCCTACAAATCAAAGTTGAAATTCAAAAAGCATGATTtcatgaagagagagaaagagaaagatagagTCTGCACTCTGCACAGTACTGTTAGTATTCCTAGCTGACCGCTGTATCCTTTTCCTGCACACAcatgagagagagagaaacaGACAAGAGAGAGAAAAACACATACAAAGCTGTTTAACCAAATAACACGAAATTAACCATTCGTTAAAATCTCTTATCTTCTCTTGTCCTTTCATATCTTTTTTCTTTtcctatatttattatatttattactttatttatttatttatttatatacagACACAAATACATACATAAAACCACACACAACGTTTTCAACTCTCTTTCACTGTTATTGTTTCATCTTTTTCTGCTAAAAccttctctctcttttttctttgTTCTCAACTATTGTTGCATTTTCACCacttcatcttccaccttcaaccATTCTATGAACGATAGTGGAGGCTCTCTTGACGAAGAGAGCCAACACAGTGAAGAACAAGAACCATTTCAACAActttcttagttttttttttctttcattctacaaattttgttttttttcttcttgttacCTTTGAGTTATGATGGCACTTTCTATGCATAAAGAAGCTAATAATCAAATGGATGCTGGGAAGTATGTGAGGTACACTCCTGAACAAGTTGAAGCTTTGGAGAGAGTTTACACAGAATGTCCTAAGCCCAGCTCTTTGAGAAGACAGCAGCTTATCAGGGAGTGTCCTATTCTGTCTAACATTGAACCTAAACAGATCAAAGTTTGGTTTCAGAATAGAAGGTGAACCTTTCTGAAAtgttaaagttttgtttttttttcatttgttttgatgaagctttgttagaaaatGTTTTCACTTTTGGTTACATTTTTATTTGTCATTATGAAAGAAAGGAACTATGAAAGAAAATAACTTGTGGGGTTTGGTTTAGTCTTTTTTGTTCAATGTATCTATTTTTTGTATTAACATTTATAGATTTTCATTTGTCATTATGAAAGATTGAAACTTGAATGAAAATAATTTGTGGGGTGTTTTTAGTTCTTGTGTTCTTCTAGggtttgtattttttttgtttgttttagacTTACAATGTGTGTTTCAAatcattgttttgtttgtctcttgTGAAGTTGTTGACCACTTTTGCATTTTGTTTTGGCCATCATGATTTACAATTTTGAATGTAGTTTTCTGCATTAAATGGTGAATGTAGTTTCTCAATTAGTATTTTCTATGATTTATCATTTTGTTGTTAGTTTTGCTTACATTGTGTTTGCTAAATTGGTTGTGTAGGTGTCGTGAGAAGCAAAGAAAGGAAGCCTCTCGTTTGCAGACAGTGAATAGAAAACTGTCTGCAATGAACAAGTTGTTAATGGAAGAGAATGACCGTCTGCAGAAGCAAGTTTCTCATCTGGTTTATGAGAATGGATACATGAAGCAACAGATTCACACTGTGAGTGTAAGAGATTATTCCTTcctgtttaattaatttttagtttcttttcttgtttATAGTTATTTTTATCAGATGCATGGGAAAATGTTATTGCATGTTACTATTGATTACTCACATGCTATGTTGTTTAACAGGCTTCTGCTGCAACTACCACAGACAATAGCTGTGATTCTGTGGTAATGAGTGGTCAAAACCAACAGCAAAACCCAAATCAGCGTCCTCAAAGGGATGCCAACAACCCAGCTGGGTTAGTAACACCTTTTTTTAGCCTAGTCTACTTAAGTTATGTTATATTTCCTTGTTAACAAGATTCATTGTTTCTTTGTTCAATTAGTCTCCTCGCCGTGGCTCAGGAGACCCTGGCAGAGTTCCTTTCTAAGGCTACTGGAACTGCTGTCGACTGGGTCCAGATGATTGGGATGAAGGTATCATACGCGACCAATTCAACAATTTTCttcattattaaatttaaatgttTGTATTGATATCTTTTGTGATGCATGCTTATGTAGCCTGGTCCGGATTCTATTGGTATTGTTGCTGTTTCCCGCAATTGTAGTGGGATAGCGGCACGTGCCTGTGGCCTTGTGAGTCTAGAACCCACTAAGGTAATTTTCTGCTATTTTTATGGTGATTTGTCTCTTCCTTGCTACTAAGCAATGATGATGTGTTACTTGCCATTTTTAATGACTAACTTTTCTCTGATATTTTGTTATAGGTTGCCGAGATTCTTAAAGATCGACTGTCATGGTATCGTGACTGTCGATGTGTTGATGTTTTGAATATTGTCCCCACCGGAGGTGGTGGGACAATAGAGCTTTTGTATATGCAGGTATTATATTTTAGCAGAAGTTTTAATGcagtttctttttatttatatttagtttagTGCTTTTGTTATTGACAATTTTTTTTGATGCATATCAGACATATGCGCCTACAACATTGGCTGCAGCTCGAGACTTTTGGACACTAAGATACACTACTAGTTTGGAAGATGGAAGTCTTGTGGTACAGTTTAGAATCTACTATGTTATTGCCAAATAATTATTTACTTTTGAGATTTTATAACATTTAGTCTTAACTGTGTCTATAATGAATATACTGGCAGATATGTGAGAGGTCGTTGAATGTTTCAACTGGTGGTCCAACAGGGCCTGCTCCGACGAATTTTGTGAGGGCTGAAATGCTTCCAAGTGGTTTTCTGATTAGGCCATGTGAGGGTGGTGGATCTATTATTCATATTGTTGATCATGTTGACTTAGATGTAAGGATCATACAAAATTCAACTTGGTTTTAAAACTTGCATGTTTTTGAACCTTTAGTTCTCAGTTTGTAACATTGTTTTTGCTTTTAGGTTTGGAGTGTTCCTGAAGTACTGAGGCCCCTCTATGAATCGTCAAAAATCTTGGCTCAAAAACTAACTATTGCTGTAAGACTAATATAATGTGTAGATTTTACCGAACTTATCATGTCACTCTTTGTAACTTACTCAATTAAAATCTTCTTAACAGGCTTTACAACATGTAAGACAAATAGCTCAGGAGTCCAGTGGTGAAATTCAGTATGGTGGCGGGCGCCAACCTGCTGTTTTGAGAACATTTAGTCAGAGACTTTGCAGGTAAGCCCCCATGTAAAGTTCGGCATATGAATTactcacttgatttttcacactcGATGCAATTTACTAAGTGTAatatttttatcatatattttcagaGGGTTTAATGATGCTGTGAATGGATTTGTTGATGATGGTTGGTCTTTGCTGGGAAATGatggtgttgaagatgtgactATTTCTGTGAACTCTTCTCCAAACAAGTTTTTGGGGTCTAATTACAATTCATCAATGTTCCCAGCATTTGGAGGTGGTGTCTTGTGTGCCAAGGCTTCAATGCTGCTGCAGGTAACTCATGAATAGTATGGATTATGATGCTCCTCCTAATATTCCCTTAACACCATAATGTTTTGTACCTTACTGGTCTCTTTTATAATGATCATCTACAGAATGTTCCTCCTGCTTTGCTTGTTCGCTTTTTGCGGGAGCATCGATCAGAATGGGCTGATTATGGTGTTGATGCGTACTCTGCTGCTTGTCTCAAGTCTAGCCCCTATGCAGTTCCTTGTGCAAGACCTGGTGGTTTCCCCAGCAGCCAGGTCATTTTACCTCTTGCCCCTACGGTCGAGCACGAAGAGGTATTTATCTCAGTTATATGTTCATCTTTATCATGAATTCATTTCTTATATATTCTCATGTCTGATCTATTACCCTTGTGCAGTTCCTTGAGGTAGTTCGTATAGAGGGCCATGCATTTACACCCGAAGATGTTGCATTGGCACGTGATATGTATCTTTTACAGGTAAATATTTAGTATCTGGTTCATTTTGTCTTTTATAATATTTAACTTATATTTAGTTATGCTTCTGCAAATATTGTTTTAATTACAATCTGTGTGCATGAAATATTTTGCAGCTCTGTAGTGGAATTGATGAAAATTCGATTGGAGCATGTGCTCAACTGGTCTTTGCACCTATAGATGAATCCTTTGCTGATGACGCCCTTTTGCTTCCTTCTGGATTTCGTATTATTCCTTTGGATCCTAAATCAGTTGAGTGTCATTTTCAACTTCTGCTAATATGAATTTTACTTGTTTATTGAAGTATTGTTTGATTACTTCTCCTGTTTCGTATATTTATGTGTTGAATTATTGTGCATCTCAGGATGGTCCGGCTACATCAAGGACATTGGATTTGGCATCAACACTTGAAGTGGGATCCAGTAACGCTCGAGCAGCTGGTGAAGGTGGTGATGGATACAACCTTAGATCTGTTCTTACTATCGCATTTCAGTTTACCTTTGAGAATCATCTGCGTGACAATGTTGCTGCCATGGCCCGTCAATATGTACGAAGTGTTGTTGGATCCGTTCAGAGGGTTGCCATGGCTATTGCTCCGTCTCGCCAAGGTCCCCAGCTTGGTCCTAAATCACTTCCTGGTTCGCCCGAAGCTCATGCGCTAGCACGATGGGTCTGTAGAAGCTACAGGTTTGTTTCCATACCATACCTCATATTTTCAAGTTTTAGTGTTCTCAATTGTGTTTCAAGGTCTTATTTGTTTATGATGTCTTTGTCAGGATGCACACTGGTGCCGAGCTTTTCCGTGTCGACTCTACGGCTAGTGATGCAATCTTGAAGCAACTTTGGCACCATTCTGATGCAATCATGTGCTGTTCTGTGAAAACAACTGTAATCACTATTCTCTTCTAAATTTTTAGCCAAATAATCTTCCATTGAGTATTCTACTGACTCTTGTGAATATTATTACAGGCATCTCCAATATTCACCTTTGCAAACCAAGCTGGACTAGACATGCTTGAAACAACTCTAGTTGCACTTCAGGATATAATGCTGGATAAAGTACTTGATGAAGCTGGCAGAAAGATTCTTTGCTCTGAATTCTCCAAGATAATGCAACAGGTAACTGAAGATTCTTTGTAAAATTTCATAAGATTAATGCATTATTCTTTTCAATTAAAATAAGTTCTTTTAATTTTCCTATTTTTCAGGGTTATGCTTATCTGCCAGCAGGGATATGTGTATCAAGCATGAATAGGCCAGTTTCTTATGAGCAAGCCATTGCATGGAAAgttcttaatgatgatgatgccAATCACTGCCTAGCATTCATGTTCATCAACTGGTCCTTTGTCTGATGGGAAAACCATAATCAAGATAGTGAACTTTATATTAATGTTtagatatatattatttattaagttAATGTCAGTACTTTAAAGTTCTCAGACAATTGCACTAATTTTCAGCTTTGTTTAATGTGTCTTTTGTAAACTATGCTAATGTTCCTCTATGACTAAAAATATTTGAACTATTTTGGTTTATTTATGTTGTGCAATTTAATAATGTGAACATATCTAGGATGTCTACTTTCTAGAACTCCACAAACCAGGAATATCATCATGGTGTTTTGCTTGCTTCTAAAGCAAAAAGTGGCATGGTTTCAATGGTATGGTTTCAACTTTTGATTACAACCAATAAGGTCTTGAGGATTGTGTATTTGAAACTTGCCTAGTGTTGTGAAATTTGATCTATGATGGTGTCTTTTTAGATTTCAATCTTTCAAGGCAAGTAGTAACTTTTGTTAGTTGGAAACCAAAGTTGAAGAAGCATTAGATTAAAGTATGGTCAAGGAGCTAGTTAGCTAAGCCTTAACATCTATAAATGCATTTAAGAGATCTTGGTCGAAATTTGAAATATAAGCACATCTTACCACTCAAGAACCTAGTGATGGAAGAAATAGGTTGATGAAGAGTCTATTTAAATGAGATATAGTATAGTCTATTTGCATGAGAATTAAATATTATGATGATGATGTGTGAGATGGGGTTTAATTTGTGGACTGTGAAAAAGGGAACTTTCTCTATGATAGTCAAGTCAAGGCTGCACATGAAAGTGACTTATGTGTAAGGTAGCACCACCTAGAGCAATACTACATCTAAGCTATTGTTAGTTGAGTAAACcaatataaaaacaaaagaataaaaaatatatacaattaagaaTCACTAAACAATTCCTTGTATATATATGATTTTCTAATCTATACTATGAATGGACAATAAATATGATTAGGGAGAATCAAATCATTTTTATTAACATCTTCTCTCAAATTGATTTGGCTGGTTAAACAAGATCAATTTGTTAATAAAAAACTGATGACGTGGACGAGATACCACCTTCGTAAAAATATCCGTAACCTGAAACTGAATACTAACACGAGGAAGTGATATTAGTTTATCATCATAGGCTTCACATATTAAATAACAATCGACTTTGATATGcttggtgcgttcatgaaaaagagaatttgcaataatttGGATGACATTTGTATTGTCATTATAAAGTGATGCAGACTCTATTTAAGAAAATCCAACCTCAGTCAAAAGACTACCAAGCCAAATTCTTTATGAACAAGTAGCAAAAATGCAACAATACTCAAATCTAGTGGAAGATTTAGTAACTCTTGCTTGcttcttacttttccatgagatTAATGAAGAGGCAAGAAACATGCACTAACCGATGACAAATCATTTAGTGTTAGGATACTCTTTCCAATCAACGTCACTATAAGGACTCAATCGAGGAACTATTCCATAAGGAAAAAATAAACCACAAAGTGAGGTTCTTTTCAAGGAGAATGCATGAATTGAGTAACTTGTTTAACATCAAATGATATGTCAAGGCCAATAATAAtagagaatttctttggccacctcccaaccttctagctcacctatggtgaaaaacccagaatacccctgacttcggagatgcaggaaaaaggtgttttcggagatgcatctccgaaagcgcctttttttttttaaaaaaaattgacttatttcggaaatgcacttccgaaaacaccatttcggaagttcatttccgaaatactgcgcgttttgcagattaagcaaaacagccccttccccctaatcatttaccctaatcttcttccaaactcacaccccaagagatttttgtgcaaaccagttccaagctacctcaaaggctccaactacttgctctattacattcaaaagtcctcaaatccattcaatcggtaagcattttgattttaagatctatgattaaaatgtatattagggtgtttacaaatagaaaaaaatgtattaggttaggtttatactgatatttaggatgtttagaatgtgtagacataggtttgatgtttggttttggggtctgccatgggagttgcagaaaactccatcgcaggggtgtttcggaagttcatttccgaaaacacctccatcccagttttcggaaatgaacttccgaactgtatcaaaatttcaattatttttgtttcttcttttgtctcgcatattaatcgatttcaattgtttacaggaacatgtcaggcaaccaaccagcacgcatcagacaggggagagagtctcagactgcgtcggctagatgcgagcgggcggcggcgcagctggcgtcgacccagggacgggggcagggccggggacgtcgtgtgcgagttcccgtggacgtgggagagggtacatctgcttcaggatctaggagtcggctggctcgggtatcttcttcccgccagcgagaggaggaggaggaggaggaggtgccagtgCCATACTACGAGTCGGAGGGTGTaacggatgttgaccctccagccggggaggaggatgagcaggaggatggctatccgagagggccctttgacacttccgtgctgattcactaccac is a window encoding:
- the LOC131622461 gene encoding homeobox-leucine zipper protein ATHB-14-like encodes the protein MMALSMHKEANNQMDAGKYVRYTPEQVEALERVYTECPKPSSLRRQQLIRECPILSNIEPKQIKVWFQNRRCREKQRKEASRLQTVNRKLSAMNKLLMEENDRLQKQVSHLVYENGYMKQQIHTASAATTTDNSCDSVVMSGQNQQQNPNQRPQRDANNPAGLLAVAQETLAEFLSKATGTAVDWVQMIGMKPGPDSIGIVAVSRNCSGIAARACGLVSLEPTKVAEILKDRLSWYRDCRCVDVLNIVPTGGGGTIELLYMQTYAPTTLAAARDFWTLRYTTSLEDGSLVICERSLNVSTGGPTGPAPTNFVRAEMLPSGFLIRPCEGGGSIIHIVDHVDLDVWSVPEVLRPLYESSKILAQKLTIAALQHVRQIAQESSGEIQYGGGRQPAVLRTFSQRLCRGFNDAVNGFVDDGWSLLGNDGVEDVTISVNSSPNKFLGSNYNSSMFPAFGGGVLCAKASMLLQNVPPALLVRFLREHRSEWADYGVDAYSAACLKSSPYAVPCARPGGFPSSQVILPLAPTVEHEEFLEVVRIEGHAFTPEDVALARDMYLLQLCSGIDENSIGACAQLVFAPIDESFADDALLLPSGFRIIPLDPKSDGPATSRTLDLASTLEVGSSNARAAGEGGDGYNLRSVLTIAFQFTFENHLRDNVAAMARQYVRSVVGSVQRVAMAIAPSRQGPQLGPKSLPGSPEAHALARWVCRSYRMHTGAELFRVDSTASDAILKQLWHHSDAIMCCSVKTTASPIFTFANQAGLDMLETTLVALQDIMLDKVLDEAGRKILCSEFSKIMQQGYAYLPAGICVSSMNRPVSYEQAIAWKVLNDDDANHCLAFMFINWSFV